The sequence gctccttctctcttgcaTTTAATCTTGGCCACGGCTGGCTGCTGCGCTGCTCCGCTAACGCTCGCCCCccggctccccccccccccccttctctctctccgtccgtaGACTCCCCAGTAACGGTGTTGCGTCTCTCCTCAGCGACTCGGCACTGTCGGTACGGCGCGAGCAGCGGCGGGAGCAGTACCGGCAGGTGCGCGAGCACATGCGCCGCGACGACGGGCTCATGCAGGCCTGCGGCTGGAGCGTGCCTCCCCGATACAAACAGGTACAGCTTGCACCCGAGACcagaaccacccccccccccccccccccccccccagaccagAACCACACAACTGGGACCAGAACCAAATACGCCAGACCAATTACTCCACGTgtcaaaacacaaatgcacagctGACACCAGAACAGTTGAGTCTGTTTTCTCCTGACCAAAGAGATGGCCTCTCTCCTGGATCCAGTGCTCTGGGGAAACCCCTCACACCCTATATAGCAGTGTGGGCTGCACTGCAGAGGCCCCTGTGACAGTGTGTACAGTGTTCAAATGTGACCTAAGCTTGCTTTGATCTCTTTTCAGCAGGGTTTGTTCTTTGGTGGTAGTGTGCAATATGCACTCAGATGTGGTGTACACTGTAGTAGTGCTGTCTTGTCTATTTGAGTGTATGATATAGTAGTGTGTGCAGAATGCCCTGGGTTGAGAAGTGGAGGATAGTGCGGGAAACAAGTGGAAGACAGGATAAGCCTCTTCTATGAAACAAGTCCTGAGTATAGTTTTCTTTGCTTATGTCCGCTAATGTAATTCCCCGGGCGCTAATGTAattccccgggcgcttaaaagctgcccactgctcctggggtcctggaggaaggacagtccgggatgggaaaaagcagaggctaaattcacagcgacctcaggcctgcgtgtgcgtgtgtgtgtgtcctgtgtcgcctccatatatcacgtgtgtgttgcagtgtgtcgcttgtgcgaataaagtctgacaattattacaattattatatattattatgtatgATGCTTAGTGTACATTGGTGAGTCATCCTACAATCTTCAGCTGTAGGCTTGTATGACAGTTAAGTGTCATCGTAGCTTTATGATCTGGAGGTGTCCAACCTCAGTCAGTCGCATGTGTGCATACCACTGCAAGGAGCATGCGCATGGTATGGTAGTGTGGCGCCCGTGAAGATGGCAGGGAACCAAAACGATGACCCCGTGGGGCGTAACagcagatgtatgtgtgtagtggttGCCGAGGTGACCGTGTGGTCGCCGTGGCTCTAACTGTAATCTCCCACAGACTGCGCCCCAGGTTGAAGGCCCGCAGGAGAGCCCCCTGAAGAGACAGCAGGCAAGTGACACCCAGAGAGTCCCAGCATGCAACTCTACTTCCCACCTTTTCTCCTTCTGCCCTGGCCTCTTTAAAACCTGACGTCAAActcttttatttaaaaaaaaaaaaaaaaaagccagagaAAGCCAGCATAGGTTTCCAACTAACCCCCAAAGGAAACCAAATCTTAAATAGCGAGAAGTAAAGCCTCAGGCTTCCCCTTGTGACACCTTCTCCTCGTGGCTCTCCTAACAAAGCACTAACTCAGTGAGCAGATTAACCGCTGCAACTCTCCCTGCAATATCCCGTTAGCACAGCCAAGCATGGAGCTGTCTCGTCCCCACCGCAgccagaacaacaacaacacacttcAGTCTATATAGGTCATAATCTTTTGATTTGTGTGATCTGCCTGATCTGCTAATACTCGAGAAAATCGGGTCTGGCCACCGACCCAAAAGCTTCCCAACTGGctcttctctctgtcaatcagacctttcatctgtttttttccccctttcttcctCTGGTCTTGCGCATGTTTAAGCTGAAACTTTAACCCTAACACTTAACAGTGTGAAATGTAGCCTCCACAGAGGATTGTTCTCTGATTGACAAACTGTATCCAAGTCTGCCCCTACCTGCCCCCGCATTGGGGCAGGGGTCGGGGAGCTCCTGGCATGCTGGGGCATCTGCAGTGGACTCTGGTGTGTCAAGCAGCCATTTGCAGAAACTGATTGTGAGCCCCTAACTTATGCTTGCAATGTCACCTTGCAGGCCAATGAGAAGGAGGACAACCGCATGAAAAATGTGCCTGTTCCTGTCTACTGCCGCCCCCTAGTGGAGAAAGATCCAAACAGGAaggtaaagaaataaaaaaaaatgcatacacTCAAAGGGACATTTTCTCAATCAGATGTCATGCACACAGTATTGTGTAAAAATTCAAATGaccagatttacacacacacacacacacacaaacacccacacacacaaaagagcatAGACTCATGGGAGTTTTTTCTGTAGCTGTGGTGTGCAGCAGGGGTAGACCTGACTGGCTGGAAAACGTCCAATCCGGATGCAGTACCTGCAAAGGCTTCAGCCAATGGCTCTGACCCACtgacagcagaggaggagggaggagaaaacaAGAGCGAGCACAGCTCACCAGAGAGGAAGAAGGTACACCACCCACACCACTACTGCCACCGCCCACTGACATGACACCAAGGCTGTTCCTTCCTGTCTTTTGAATAGCTTTTCTCTACACTGTCATGGCTACCATCCCTCAACCACTAGCGTGGAAATCTTACAGGGGACATGTCCTCACATCCTGTGAATGCAATTGTGGGATATTATACCCCTTATACCATCTAAGTGAACAGTCACCATTGGATCAATTCCAGTGTCAGCTGCCTTATGGAGTGATGCGATGCTTATTGGGACTCCAGTCAATTGAcgttgttattttgtttttttgttgcctTCTCTGCTAAAAATAATGTGAATGTGGCAAGGGACTTTCAGACATTGTTAAAACAGAATCATAAGAGTAGACTGTAGAAAAGCACTCAACTGTCAGTTTGGCTCACAAAACAGCTGTGGCACTGATGCTCTTCAGTACTCCTGGAAGAACCTTTGTTGTGTTTAATCCCTGTCTTTCACGGTGACTCCTCTCAGCCTAAGGAGCTGCATGAGATGGACTCCATGAGCAGCCGCGTGTGGATCCTGACCAGCACCCACTCAGGGAGCAAGGTGGTCATCATAGATGCCAATCAGCCCGGCTCGCTGGTCGACCAGTTCAATGTGTGTAATGCCCATGTGTTGTGCATATCCAGTGTGCCAGGTtagtgtgccacacacacacacacacacacacacacacacacacacacacacacacacacacacacacacagcttctaacacacacagatggcatgCAACAGTCTGATAAATCTAAACTCACACATCACATCGAATGTGCCAGTCACAATCTACAGTTGAATGATAtgtgtttggcgtgtgtgtgtgtgtgtgtgtgtgtgtgtgtgtgtgtgtgtgtgtgtgtgtgtgtgtgtgtgtgtgtgtgtgtgtgtgtgtttgagcagctGCCAGTGAGAATGACTACCCAGCAGGAGAGATCTTCCTGGAGCAGCAACAGCAGGTTGACGGCAGCAAGGAAGAGAGTGGTGGGGTTGAGGGCATGTTAGCGGGCATCACTCTGGTGGGCTGTGCCACCAACTGCAGTGTGGTGCGCAGCAACTGCTCCTCACGCACCGACACTCCTGTCCTGGACAAAGGACAAGGTGGGTCTCCATAgagtccctctctgtgtgagagagtgtttatatgtgtgtatggtgtactTGTTGCAGAGTATTTGATTATGTGTATTTttaagggtctgtgtgtgtgtgatactgagGAGTGTTTATCCGTTtctgatatgtgtatgtgtatgtgtgtgtgtgcgtgtgtgtgtgtgtgtgcgtgtgtgtgtgtgtgtgtgtgtgtgcgtgtgttagccCCCACAGCTCCAGTGCTAAGCAGCAGGTTGGCCGTGTCCCAGTCAGCTGAGGAGGCCACCGAGGCCACAGAGGTGCCAGAGGAGGCAGGGCCTAatgaggaaggggaggagccCACTCAGATAGGGCCCTTCACGGAGCACGTCTTCACCGACCCACAAacgcacagcacagacagcaacacaaacaggtaACAAACATGCAGTGCAAAGTATACATATTAACATATATGCATGAgacggcagacacacacagacagaacacacataaGGTATGCTTTTGCTATATAACAGAAATCTATTTAACAGAACGTTAGTCACCCAGCCATCTCCAgtgtttctcttcccctctgtgtcCGGTGTGACATccactctgctcctctctgctcctctcctctcctctcctctcctctcctctcctctcctctcctctcctctcctctctgctcctctctctgtttctctcctttggTCATTCGCCGTGgtgctcttcttctccttctccatcccctcgtctctttctctctctctctctcactctctctctctctctctctctctctctctgcagtcatgGTGGTGGTCAGAAGGAGGAGGTGAATTCAGCTCCTGCAGATTCCCTGGAGGGTGGAGACGATCGCGCCGGGACCAGTGTAGCTCCCACCATGTGGCTCGGAGCCCAGAATGGCTGGTGGGTATGACACAAAACGATACACAAACTCACCACAAATCCCCCCCTCACTAAAAACACCAACAGCATGTTTTAACAGCACAACATGTTAATGTTCTCCTTCTTTAGGCATTGTCTGCGCATGTTTCCACATCCCCACTCACCCCTTCTCTGATCCCACCACATCTCCTGCTTGTGCTGGTGTGTTTCTCTAAAGTCCCCCCTCGGATCTCaggcttgctctctctctcgcttcctctgcCCCTCAGGCTCTATGTGCATTCCTCCGTGGCCAACTGGAAGAAGTGTCTTCACTCCATTAAACTCAAAGACTCTGTGCTCAGTCTAGTGTAAGTGAATCTCCAGAACTGCAACACGGAGTGTGTGCccagtttgtgtgagtgtatgtgtgtgtgtgtgtgtgtgtgtgtgtgtgtgtgtgtggatgtctgtgtagagTATATTCACATGGATACAATTCTCTGTGTTATAGACATGTCAAAGGTCGAGTCTTAGTTGCACTGGCAGATGGAACATTGGCCATTTTCCACAGAGCAGAGGGTAAGGGAGTGGAGGGGTACCCGccgctgtatgtgtgtgtgtgtgtgtttacttgtgtcATGTGTACCTCATTGTCAGTATGAGACCATGTCTGATTCTGAAGAAACCTCGTCaaacttttcatttttgtatCCGTAACACTTTTTGTTTTGCGGTTTCTGTCTGGATGTTTGCAGTACACAAGCGTGTCCTTTTTTCCTGTGcatttaggtgtgtgtatggctgtttCTGTGTAAATATACCTGTGCATATGCCTGTTTTTATGGTTGTGATTTTCCCTATccagatggacagtgggatttGTCCAACTACCACCTGATGGACCTGGGCCGGCCACACCACTCAATCCGATGCATGGCCGTGGTGCATGACAAGGTGTGGTGCGGCTACAAGAACAAAATCCACATCATCCAGCCAAAGAGTATGCAGATAGAGGTGAGTCACATGACTCAGCACGGCCAATCACAGGGCAGAGAGCACACAGAATCTTGTATTGCTGTCTTCGCAATGCATACTTTATCTAGATGCCCCTTTCTCCTCTGTTGTCTCAAGTGTCTTCTTACTGTCTTCCCGTTTTGTCATATGATAATGAGACGCCATGACTATGCGGCGTCACCTCAGTGGCTACTGGattaacaagcaaacacatgcTGTACCAAAGCAAACACATGCTGTACCAAAGCAAACACATGCTGTACCAAAGCAAACACATGCTGTACCAAAGCAAACACATGCTATACCAAAGCAAACACATGCTGTACCAAAGCAAACACATGCTGTACCAAAGCAAAGCACATACTGtgtgcatttacacaaacacgaACCTGAGCAGTGGAAATCCATAAGCTTTAATCTATTTTAGAACATGCAGCAATGTTTTGACACATCACTcttgcatccccccccccccccccccccccaggagtcTTTTGATGCTCACCCGCGTAGGGAGAGTCAGGTACGGCAGCTGGCGTGGATCGGCGACGGTGTTTGGGTGTCGATCCGTTTGGACTCCACGCTGCGTTTGTACCATGCCATAACCCACCAACACCTGCAGGATGTCGACATCGAGCCTTATGTCAGCAAAATGCTCGGTTAGGCATCCCTACTTTGTTCATGACACAGAATAGACTAATAATAGAAATAGAATACAATGCTTATACTATTTCAATCATTTATTATACCTATTCAGAAGAAACACTGAGAGACCTTTGCTCTCAAGAAAAACACGTGCCCATAGCACTCTGCAGAATGGAGCTTACTTGTCTTGTTTCTTTGATTGACAGGCACAGGGAAACTTGGCTTCTCTTTTGTACGAATCACAGCTCTCCTGATTGGAGGAAACCGTCTATGGGTGGGGACAGGGAACGGTGTGATCATTTCAATCCCACTGACTGAGAGTAAGTGACTTACAAACTCCAGTATGCAACTAAGCTCATAACCAAAGTCTAGGGTATTCAAAGCCGCCCAAACTGAAGTGCCTTACTTAAATGTGTGCAATACACGTGATAGTCGGTATGTAAGAAGCTAAGTGGAGGAATGGACAAGGGGACACCAGCTTACCTCCAGGGCCCTGGGCCAGCCCAAGTGGTGTCTCCAGCAAGTGTCTCCACCACGCTGAACTGTCGGCCATCAGCCTTGCTTTAGGGCCTCATATCGCTAGCCCAATAGATAAACAAGAAGCAAGCTGGTGCCCCcttgtggatgtgtggatgtgatgAGTTTGTGAAAGTGTACAGTTTAAACTACGGTGCGACACAGTTTAGGCACCACACTGTAGCAGTGATACAGCACACCCTGAGCTATGCTCCTTTACATTGGTCTGACAGAGACACTCAAAACACCCCTACACAAAAACCAACAGTCAACACTTCTcacttttccttctcttttctcttacctttctctggctttctctctccttccctgtatTCATAACcgtttgtctttctctatcaTTCTGTCATCTTCCCGTCTGTGTCGTTTGACTGTGACTCTTATCCACCCTCCCTCTATTCCCCCTTCCTCGTGCCTGTAGCGGTAGTCCTTCATCGGGGACAGCTCCTTGGTCTGAGGGGTAAGTTGCTGGAGCTCTCCCTCATTGCGAGCCTGACCATACTACCTTCATCCATCTCATTTTCAGCCATTTAACTGATCAGAACTTTGATTTCAGCAGGTCATGTTTTCTATGATTTGATTCTTTTGAGTTTTGTGTCCACAGACACCTTTTGTTTTGCATGAACACTGGTGCATGTGGGTGTTGTATTATGTATATGGAATGGTAGTATATAGGTTTGTAATGTCTCGGTTAAAGCTGAAGATGTAAGTTAGCCCGTGACCCTGACAGCACATGTCATGTTCTACATAATATTTcagttatataatatataattgtcagattttattttttaataatgtATTCATTATTATGTAGAGCTACAGCAAAGCAAAAGTGTTTTTGGCATTTAGTGAATATAATTTCTTTGTGACCAAGTGTTACATACCTCTTCAGTAGATTAAGATCAGcgtttttgttttgaatgtttGCATTTTCACATCATGATTGACACCCTCATAGCCTTGAAAATGAACTGGTCTTGGGTCAGTTTTTCAGAAGTGCAGTCCTACTGTGTTTACTCAATGATCCTTTGAAATGATCAGGTGTATACTGTCCTGAGCACTACTGTCTTTCTGTTCAACATCCCTTGGTTCATAAGTGGATGTTTCCTTAAATTAGAGTCGCTTCAGGCTTCACATTGTTTTAACTGCTGTCTCATTACTGGATGGGCACTGATTGGttatcactgtgtgtttgtagccaatAAGGTGTCTCCCACATCGTCGGGGGGCGTGATCCATGTGTATGCTGATGACAGCGCAGAGAAGAGCAACGGGAGCTTCATCCCCTACTGCTCCATGGCCCAGGCACAGCTGTGTTTCCATGGTCACCGAGATGCCGTCAAGTTCTTTGTGTCTGTTCCAGGttagtgtgttctctctgtgatGAGTGGTTGGTAATCTCTTTACATGGTCTAACGCCATAATACGTAAATGAAAAGCCCAAGATTATTTTACATACAGGTAGTAAATATCAGTTTTTTTAGGGTGACCATTTATAAACATTACCCTGAGTCAGGATATAGACTGTGAAGACAGGTGGCTCAGTGCATCGGTtgagaaacaaaaaacatggttgactttctctgtgtatcaaGTTTACAGCAACTTGTCAGTCCACACTCAAATACTCTATATATGACATCTGTTCTCATTTTGTTCTACAGGCAATGTGTTGGCCACCCTGAATGGCAGTGTGTTAGATAGCCCGTCAGAGTCTCAGGGGTCCTCGGCTCCTGCGGAGACGGAAGCTCAGAGCGTGCAGAATGTACTGGTGCTCAGTGGAGGGGAGGGCTACATCGACTTCCGCATCGGtgagaccaaacacacacatcctcagccGAGGAGATGTCCCCTGGAACAGTCGTATGCAGTCTTCACACTATTCATATCTGTCTCCCACTTCTTCCCTTTAGGTGATGGGGAGGACgatgagacagaggaaggggacGCTGGCGCTCCGCAGATGAAGCCAGCGTTGTCTAAAGCTGAGAGGAGTCACATTATTGTGTGGCAGGTGTCCTACATCCCAGAGTGACAAGCTtgcccctctaccccccccccccccccccccccccccacaccctgtAACTACCTATGATGCCCTGTAACTACCCTGTACAACGTTATGATGGCCCAGTACTCTGTAACTATACCCCTCTATCCTGTAACTACCTCCCCGATGCCTTGTATGTACCCCGTTTATCCTGTAAGTACCCCCTCACTGCATTGTAACTACCCTCTAATTCCTGTACCTGCTGTAAGCTCTGTAACTACCCTTTGGCCCTCTATCTAGCCCTCGGCACATTTTAACTCCATCTTCATTACATTTACCAATGCCCTATACCTTGTATGTATCAATTCTGGTTGGAAACCAGTCCCCAAAGCACTGCTAAACCCCCTTACCTCTTGGAACCTTTATATTCCAAACTACTACAGCTGCAAAACAGCCCGTATAAATAGCCAGACATCAGCCAAATATGGACATGGAAAACCTTTGAGGACAGCCAAACATCCCCAGGTCCAAGAAATCCCTCCCTCCCAGACtgacctcctcttcatcatctcaTCCTATGATTGATGGTGAATATTGGAAACCAACTCACGGCTCACTGAATTACCCCAGACACAGGCAGCTGATTGGTTCAGACTATTTCGACAGGCTCTGATTGGTTGGGCAAATGCATCCTGGTACCTGACTAGTTAGTTAAATGCAGACAGTACAATgtaagtaactaagtaacttagTAAGTAAGTGAGGAATAAGACCAAAGGAGACAAACATGGAATTTTAGCATGAAGAACCATAATACTGCGGAGGGGCCCAATGGGACAAGATGGTGAGCCCGACAGGGTGAGACGCATAGTAAGTGGAAGATGTAGTaacaatgacagagagaggcataTAGCAAGTGgcggagacagaaacagaaaaaggggAACGTGAGGACATTAGCAAAGGCTGCATCTGCATCAGACCAATCAGAGATTGGACTCTTTGTCATCAGTGAGCTGTGAGAACGCTCATCcaatgacacccccccccccccctcccctttcaaAGAGTGGCAGCTGGACTGAGGCCTGCTCATGGTTGCCTGTTTTGAATGACGGCTGTCAGAGAGATGGATTTCCCTGCCTTGATGCTCTGTATGTCAACTCATCATTactctctgttgtcttctcatTGTGGTTAAATATTAAACATATTCGTGCTATGAACAAGACCTTTGCTTGAACTTAATAGCCTGGTCACTTGCAGTTATCAAGCAGTCCTAGCCAGCTCTGACAGGGAGAGCTTATTTAATCATTTATGCGAATGTTTTTCAGTTGATTTTCAGTTGTT is a genomic window of Clupea harengus chromosome 1, Ch_v2.0.2, whole genome shotgun sequence containing:
- the mapk8ip3 gene encoding C-Jun-amino-terminal kinase-interacting protein 3 isoform X2, producing the protein MMELQLDEVVYQDDYGSVSVMSERVSGLANSIYREFERLIHSYDEEVVKELMPLVVNVLENLDGVLTENQEHEVELELLKEDNEQLITQYEREKALRKQAEEKFIEFEDALEAEKKDLQRQVEFLELQGKQLELKSKNYADQLSRLEEREADMKKEYNALHQRHTEMIQTYVEHIERSKLQQAGSAQSEGTGSRTHRHTWRKSKAERPPSLSLFSGGDGMEDGSESDSVAATPSSGGSKSNTPTSSVPSASVTPLNEVLASAGEFESQRGRGRKSAKRLSRNMEVQVSQETRNVSIGMGSSDEWSEFQEIIDSTPELDMCMDPRVYGGGNSPSQGIVNEAFGINTDSLYHEIKDAKSDIIGDVDAGAELLGEFSVRDDFFGMGKEVENLLTENKQLLETKNALNIVKNDLIAKVDELSGEQEVLREELEAVKQSKNKVDTRLKELEEELKRLKAEALGASQDSKDEGGEDYSSPLQDGDVAIAQRRRFTRVEMARVLMERNQYKERLMELQEAVRWTEMIRASRENPQISEKKKSTIWQFFARLFSTSSSPPPVKRPYNSVNIHYKSPSPASFNQRRSHTMCQISTSNRTLEFFPEELPSNGVASLLSDSALSVRREQRREQYRQVREHMRRDDGLMQACGWSVPPRYKQTAPQVEGPQESPLKRQQANEKEDNRMKNVPVPVYCRPLVEKDPNRKLWCAAGVDLTGWKTSNPDAVPAKASANGSDPLTAEEEGGENKSEHSSPERKKPKELHEMDSMSSRVWILTSTHSGSKVVIIDANQPGSLVDQFNVCNAHVLCISSVPAASENDYPAGEIFLEQQQQVDGSKEESGGVEGMLAGITLVGCATNCSVVRSNCSSRTDTPVLDKGQAPTAPVLSSRLAVSQSAEEATEATEVPEEAGPNEEGEEPTQIGPFTEHVFTDPQTHSTDSNTNSHGGGQKEEVNSAPADSLEGGDDRAGTSVAPTMWLGAQNGWLYVHSSVANWKKCLHSIKLKDSVLSLVHVKGRVLVALADGTLAIFHRAEDGQWDLSNYHLMDLGRPHHSIRCMAVVHDKVWCGYKNKIHIIQPKSMQIEESFDAHPRRESQVRQLAWIGDGVWVSIRLDSTLRLYHAITHQHLQDVDIEPYVSKMLGTGKLGFSFVRITALLIGGNRLWVGTGNGVIISIPLTETVVLHRGQLLGLRANKVSPTSSGGVIHVYADDSAEKSNGSFIPYCSMAQAQLCFHGHRDAVKFFVSVPGNVLATLNGSVLDSPSESQGSSAPAETEAQSVQNVLVLSGGEGYIDFRIGDGEDDETEEGDAGAPQMKPALSKAERSHIIVWQVSYIPE
- the mapk8ip3 gene encoding C-Jun-amino-terminal kinase-interacting protein 3 isoform X4, which produces MMELQLDEVVYQDDYGSVSVMSERVSGLANSIYREFERLIHSYDEEVVKELMPLVVNVLENLDGVLTENQEHEVELELLKEDNEQLITQYEREKALRKQAEEKFIEFEDALEAEKKDLQRQVEFLELQGKQLELKSKNYADQLSRLEEREADMKKEYNALHQRHTEMIQTYVEHIERSKLQQAGSAQSEGTGSRTKAERPPSLSLFSGGDGMEDGSESDSVAATPSSGGSKSNTPTSSVPSASVTPLNEVLASAGEFESQRGRGRKSAKRLSRNMEVQVSQETRNVSIGMGSSDEWSEFQEIIDSTPELDMCMDPRVYGGGNSPSQGIVNEAFGINTDSLYHEIKDAKSDIIGDVDAGAELLGEFSVRDDFFGMGKEVENLLTENKQLLETKNALNIVKNDLIAKVDELSGEQEVLREELEAVKQSKNKVDTRLKELEEELKRLKAEALGASQDSKDEGGEDEWQQYSSPLQDGDVAIAQRRRFTRVEMARVLMERNQYKERLMELQEAVRWTEMIRASRENPQISEKKKSTIWQFFARLFSTSSSPPPVKRPYNSVNIHYKSPSPASFNQRRSHTMCQISTSNRTLEFFPEELPSNGVASLLSDSALSVRREQRREQYRQVREHMRRDDGLMQACGWSVPPRYKQTAPQVEGPQESPLKRQQANEKEDNRMKNVPVPVYCRPLVEKDPNRKLWCAAGVDLTGWKTSNPDAVPAKASANGSDPLTAEEEGGENKSEHSSPERKKPKELHEMDSMSSRVWILTSTHSGSKVVIIDANQPGSLVDQFNVCNAHVLCISSVPAASENDYPAGEIFLEQQQQVDGSKEESGGVEGMLAGITLVGCATNCSVVRSNCSSRTDTPVLDKGQAPTAPVLSSRLAVSQSAEEATEATEVPEEAGPNEEGEEPTQIGPFTEHVFTDPQTHSTDSNTNSHGGGQKEEVNSAPADSLEGGDDRAGTSVAPTMWLGAQNGWLYVHSSVANWKKCLHSIKLKDSVLSLVHVKGRVLVALADGTLAIFHRAEDGQWDLSNYHLMDLGRPHHSIRCMAVVHDKVWCGYKNKIHIIQPKSMQIEESFDAHPRRESQVRQLAWIGDGVWVSIRLDSTLRLYHAITHQHLQDVDIEPYVSKMLGTGKLGFSFVRITALLIGGNRLWVGTGNGVIISIPLTETVVLHRGQLLGLRANKVSPTSSGGVIHVYADDSAEKSNGSFIPYCSMAQAQLCFHGHRDAVKFFVSVPGNVLATLNGSVLDSPSESQGSSAPAETEAQSVQNVLVLSGGEGYIDFRIGDGEDDETEEGDAGAPQMKPALSKAERSHIIVWQVSYIPE
- the mapk8ip3 gene encoding C-Jun-amino-terminal kinase-interacting protein 3 isoform X7, whose product is MMELQLDEVVYQDDYGSVSVMSERVSGLANSIYREFERLIHSYDEEVVKELMPLVVNVLENLDGVLTENQEHEVELELLKEDNEQLITQYEREKALRKQAEEKFIEFEDALEAEKKDLQRQVEFLELQGKQLELKSKNYADQLSRLEEREADMKKEYNALHQRHTEMIQTYVEHIERSKLQQAGSAQSEGTGSRTHRHTWRKSKAERPPSLSLFSGGDGMEDGSESDSVAATPSSGGSKSNTPTSSVPSASVTPLNEVLASAGEFESQRGRGRKSAKRLSRNMEVQVSQETRNVSIGMGSSDEWSEFQEIIDSTPELDMCMDPRVYGGGNSPSQGIVNEAFGINTDSLYHEIKDAKSDIIGDVDAGAELLGEFSVRDDFFGMGKEVENLLTENKQLLETKNALNIVKNDLIAKVDELSGEQEVLREELEAVKQSKNKVDTRLKELEEELKRLKAEALGASQDSKDEGGEDEWQQYSSPLQDGDVAIAQRRRFTRVEMARVLMERNQYKERLMELQEAVRWTEMIRASRENPQISEKKKSTIWQFFARLFSTSSSPPPVKRPYNSVNIHYKSPSPASFNQRRSHTMCQISTSNRTLEFFPEELPSNGVASLLSDSALSVRREQRREQYRQVREHMRRDDGLMQACGWSVPPRYKQTAPQVEGPQESPLKRQQANEKEDNRMKNVPVPVYCRPLVEKDPNRKLWCAAGVDLTGWKTSNPDAVPAKASANGSDPLTAEEEGGENKSEHSSPERKKPKELHEMDSMSSRVWILTSTHSGSKVVIIDANQPGSLVDQFNVCNAHVLCISSVPAASENDYPAGEIFLEQQQQVDGSKEESGGVEGMLAGITLVGCATNCSVVRSNCSSRTDTPVLDKGQAPTAPVLSSRLAVSQSAEEATEATEVPEEAGPNEEGEEPTQIGPFTEHVFTDPQTHSTDSNTNSHGGGQKEEVNSAPADSLEGGDDRAGTSVAPTMWLGAQNGWLYVHSSVANWKKCLHSIKLKDSVLSLVHVKGRVLVALADGTLAIFHRAEDGQWDLSNYHLMDLGRPHHSIRCMAVVHDKVWCGYKNKIHIIQPKSMQIEESFDAHPRRESQVRQLAWIGDGVWVSIRLDSTLRLYHAITHQHLQDVDIEPYVSKMLGTGKLGFSFVRITALLIGGNRLWVGTGNGVIISIPLTETNKVSPTSSGGVIHVYADDSAEKSNGSFIPYCSMAQAQLCFHGHRDAVKFFVSVPGNVLATLNGSVLDSPSESQGSSAPAETEAQSVQNVLVLSGGEGYIDFRIGDGEDDETEEGDAGAPQMKPALSKAERSHIIVWQVSYIPE
- the mapk8ip3 gene encoding C-Jun-amino-terminal kinase-interacting protein 3 isoform X5; this translates as MMELQLDEVVYQDDYGSVSVMSERVSGLANSIYREFERLIHSYDEEVVKELMPLVVNVLENLDGVLTENQEHEVELELLKEDNEQLITQYEREKALRKQAEEKFIEFEDALEAEKKDLQRQVEFLELQGKQLELKSKNYADQLSRLEEREADMKKEYNALHQRHTEMIQTYVEHIERSKLQQAGSAQSEGTGSRTHRHTWRKSKAERPPSLSLFSGGDGMEDGSESDSVAATPSSGGSKSNTPTSSVPSASVTPLNEVLASAGEFESQRGRGRKSAKRLSRNMEVQVSQETRNVSIGMGSSDEWSEFQEIIDSTPELDMCMDPRVYGGGNSPSQGIVNEAFGINTDSLYHEIKDAKSDIIGDVDAGAELLGEFSVRDDFFGMGKEVENLLTENKQLLETKNALNIVKNDLIAKVDELSGEQEVLREELEAVKQSKNKVDTRLKELEEELKRLKAEALGASQDSKDEGGEDDGDVAIAQRRRFTRVEMARVLMERNQYKERLMELQEAVRWTEMIRASRENPQISEKKKSTIWQFFARLFSTSSSPPPVKRPYNSVNIHYKSPSPASFNQRRSHTMCQISTSNRTLEFFPEELPSNGVASLLSDSALSVRREQRREQYRQVREHMRRDDGLMQACGWSVPPRYKQTAPQVEGPQESPLKRQQANEKEDNRMKNVPVPVYCRPLVEKDPNRKLWCAAGVDLTGWKTSNPDAVPAKASANGSDPLTAEEEGGENKSEHSSPERKKPKELHEMDSMSSRVWILTSTHSGSKVVIIDANQPGSLVDQFNVCNAHVLCISSVPAASENDYPAGEIFLEQQQQVDGSKEESGGVEGMLAGITLVGCATNCSVVRSNCSSRTDTPVLDKGQAPTAPVLSSRLAVSQSAEEATEATEVPEEAGPNEEGEEPTQIGPFTEHVFTDPQTHSTDSNTNSHGGGQKEEVNSAPADSLEGGDDRAGTSVAPTMWLGAQNGWLYVHSSVANWKKCLHSIKLKDSVLSLVHVKGRVLVALADGTLAIFHRAEDGQWDLSNYHLMDLGRPHHSIRCMAVVHDKVWCGYKNKIHIIQPKSMQIEESFDAHPRRESQVRQLAWIGDGVWVSIRLDSTLRLYHAITHQHLQDVDIEPYVSKMLGTGKLGFSFVRITALLIGGNRLWVGTGNGVIISIPLTETVVLHRGQLLGLRANKVSPTSSGGVIHVYADDSAEKSNGSFIPYCSMAQAQLCFHGHRDAVKFFVSVPGNVLATLNGSVLDSPSESQGSSAPAETEAQSVQNVLVLSGGEGYIDFRIGDGEDDETEEGDAGAPQMKPALSKAERSHIIVWQVSYIPE